The Microcella sp. genome includes the window AGACCCGCGATATTCTGCTCGACATCGATCTCGACGTGCGCCTCGGCGAAGTGCTGGCACTCGTCGGCCCGAACGGCGCAGGAAAGTCGACACTGCTGTCGGTGCTCAGCGGCGACCTCTCGCCCGCCTCAGGTTCTGTCGAGCTCGACGATCGGCCGATCTCGAGCTACCGCGCTCTCGAACTGGCGCGCCGCAGGGCCGTGCTGACTCAGGCCAACGTCGTGAGCTTTCCGTTCCGCGTCATCGAGATCGTGCAGATGGGTCGCAGCCCGTGGATGCGCACGGCCGAGCTCGCCGACGACCAGCAGGCCGTGCTCGAGGCCATACAGGCCACCGACATCGAGCACCTGCTGGGTCGACGCTTCACGACCCTCAGCGGCGGTGAGCAGGCGCGCGTCTCGCTCGCGCGGGTGCTCGCCCAGCGCACCCCGGTGGTGTTTCTTGACGAACCGACCGCTGCGCTCGACCTGCGCCATCAAGAAGACGTCATGCGGCTCAGTCGCGAACTCGCCGGCCAGGGTCGAGCGGTCGTCGTCGTCGTGCACGACCTCTCGCTCGCCGGCGCATACGCCGACCGCATCGCCCTGCTCGACGCAGGCCGGCTCGACTGCGTCGGCACACCCGCAGAGGTCATGACGGCAGACCGTGTCGGTCGAGTGTATGGACTCGACGTGCAGATACACCGACTGGGAGCATCCGATCGCCCGGTCGTGCTGCCGCTGCGCGACTGACTCGGTAGGCTCCTGGGGTGATCGAGTGGTGGGGATGGGTGCTCATCGTGCTCGGCGTCGGCGCTCTCGGCACGATTGCTCAGCGTCTCGGCTGGATCGACCTGCGCGGAGACGCCGCTCGACGCGGCGGATCGGGCGGAGGACTCGTCGGCATCGGCGACGAGGTCTTCAACCCCACGCGGCACGAAGCGCAGCTCGAACTCGATCGGCAGACCACCCTTCCGGCGCCGGCTCCGCTCGCTGGTGACGGCGACCTCGGCGTCATCCAGACCGACGGCGATCCCGATGCCGGCGAAGGGTATGAAGGGCGCATCCGGCTCTGACGGCGCAGCGCGCGAGCGCGGTCAGCGCGTCGTCAGCTCGGCGTACTCGGGGTGTCGACGCATCCACGAGACCACGAAACCGCACACCGGCTGCACCCGGTCGGTCGACTGGGCACGCAGCTCATCGAGCACCACTCGCACCACCTCGCCGCCGACACCCTGCCCGCGCTTCACCGGGGGAACCTCCGCGTGCAGCAGGCGAAGAGTCGTGCCCGCGCGCTCATAGATGATGAAGCCCTGCAGCTCGTCGCCGTCGTAGACGGCATAGCGATCGGCGTCTGGCTCGTGCGTGACGGTGAGACTCATGGCTGGCACCCTACCGGCCCGAGGTGGGTGAGCCCTCAGACCGAGTCGCCCTCGGCGAGCGTGGTCGGCAGAATCGTGACGTGGGCAATCTCGCGGCCCTCGATGCGGTCGATGAGCAAGCGCGCCATCGCACGCCCGACGTCGACTGAGGGCTGGTCGATCGCAGTCAATCGGGGTGTCGAGTTCTGCGCGAAGTAGTCATTGTCGATCGAGGTGATCGCCACGTCGCGCGGAACCTCGAGCCCGTGATCGCGCAGCACGGTGAGCGCACCAGAGGCCATCTGCGAACTGGCCGCGAAGAGAGCATCGAACGGGATGCCCCGCTCGAGCATCCGTCGCATCGCGTCTGCTCCGCCCGCGGGCGTGAAGTCGGCGCGCTCGACCAGGTCGGCTTGCAGCCCCGCGGCCTGCAATGCCCGTCTCCAGCCCTCGACCCGGTCGAGCCCGGCGGCCATATCGGCCGGACCCGCGATGGTGGCGATGCGCCGCCGGCCATGCTCGATGAGATGTCTCACTGCGTGCTCGGCCGCGGCCACATTGTCGACGTCGACGTAGTAGGCGCGATCGCCTTCATCACTCATGGGGCGGCCGCCGAAGACGACGGGAAGTGATCGCGAGAGCGCGAGGTATGAGCGGTCGTCGGAGTGGTGACTCAGAATGAGGGCGCCATCGACGTTGCCCGCCTGCAAGAAGTTGCGGGTCTTCTCGGCGTCGCTCTCGGGCGCGATGAGCAGGCTCAGGGTGTATGCCGTGCTCGACAGCGCGAGCGCTACCCCCTGGATCACCGAGGCGAAGTAGGGGTCGGCGAAGAACTTCGCCGTGTTCTCAGGAATCACGAGGGCGATCGCGAACGTTCGTCGAGAGGCCAGGATGCGCGCCGCACGATTCGGCACATAGCCGAGCTCGGCTATCGCGCGCTCTACCGCCGCGATCGCCTCAGGCGTCACGCGCGGCGATGCGTTGATGACCCGTGACACCGTCGACCGCGACACGCCTGCGACGACGGCCACCTCTTCGAGGGTGGGCGCGCTCGAGTGCTGGGTGTCGTGGCTCATGATCGATGTGCGCTCATCATACGAGCAGCATCACTGGATGCTCGCTCGCTGCGATGCGATGAGGGCACGAAATGCGTGGCCGCTGCGCTTGATGGTGCGCTGCTGCGTGTCGTAGTCGACGCGCACGATGCCGAACCTCTTGTCATAGCCCCAGGCCCACTCGAAGTTGTCGAGCAGCGACCAGACGAAGTAGCCCCGCACGTCTGCACCTTCAGCGATCGCCTGCGCGACGGCGTCGACGTGATCAAGCATGTACCGCTCGCGCTCGACATCGTTGATCGAGCCGTCGGGTTCGACGACGTCGTCCCACGCCGATCCGTTCTCGGTCACGTAGAGCGGCGGCAGGGTCGGATACTCGCGACCGAGACGCACGAGCAGGTGGCGCAGGCCATCAGGATTGATCTCCCACCCCATCGCCGTTCGCGGCAGGTTGCGCGTCGGGAACGTGAGATGCTCGCTGCCGACGAACGGGTTGCCCGTGGCATAGTCGGTCGGCCGTAGCCCAGGGGGAGTGCCCTCGGGCAGCGGCCGACCGCTGACCTGGTCGTCGTGATAGTGGTTCACGCCCAGAAAGTCGATGGGTTGTGCGATGGTCTCAAGATCGCCGTCGAGGATGAGCGACGCGAAGTCGTGGTCACGCACGTCGTCGAGAAAGTCGACGGGGTAGCGGCCGAGCACGAGGGGCTCGAGAAACGCACGATTCCAGATGGCGTCGAGCCGCCTGGCCGCGTCGAGGTCTGCCGGGTCGCTCGGGTCTGCCGGCACTGCGTTCGTGAGGTTCAGGGTGATGCCGAGCTGCTGGGCTCCCCGCTCGCGCAATGCGCGTGTGGCCAGGCCATGCGCGAGGTGCTGGTGGTGCAGGGCTGCGAGACCAGCCCGTGGCTCGCTGCGGCCCGGAGCGTGCTCACCGCCGGCATAGCCGATGAGCGACGAGCACAGTGGCTCGTTGAAGGTCGTCCAGTGCGTGACGCGGTCGCCGAGCGCCTCGTGCACGATCACCGCGTAGTCGCGGAAGCGCGCAGCGGTATCGCGGTTCGCCCAGCCACCGCGCGCTTCGAGCGATTGCGGCAGGTCCCAGTGATAGAGCGTCAGCCAGGGCAGAATGTCAGCCTCGAGCAGTTCGTCGACCAGTCGACTGTAGAAGTCGAGACCCGCGGGGTTGACTTCACCGTCGTCGGGTCGCACACGGGCCCAGCTCACGCTGAACCGATAGGCGTCGAGGCCGAGCTCGCGCATGAGAGCGACATCGGCGGGCATCCGTCGATAGTGGTCGACCGCGACAGCGGGAGTATCACCGTTCGCGATCGCGCCGGGAACCCGCGCGAAGGCGTCCCAGATCGAGTCGCCCTTGCCATCGTCAGAGCCCGCGCCTTCAATTTGGGCGGCGGCAGTCGCCGAGCCCCAGAGGAACCCGTGAGGAAATGTGCTCATTAGCCTTTCACGGCTCCTTGCATGATGCCCGAGATGAGTTGCCGACCTGCTGCCAAGAAGAGGATGAGCAGTGGCAGCGTCGCCAGCACTGCACCCGCGAGCACGATCGAGTAGTCGACGTAGTATCCCGACTGTAGCTGGCTGAGCGCCGTCTGCAGCGTCGGGTTCTGCGGGCTGAGCACGATGAGGGGCCACAAATAGTCTGTCCACGCCATCATGAAGGTGAAGAGCCCCAGGATCGCCATCGCGGGGCGGGCCGCGGGCACCGCCACTGTGAAGAAGGTGCGAATCTGGTTGGCGCCGTCCATGCGAGCCGCTTCGATGAGCTCGTCGGGGATGACGCCCACGAGGTACTGCCGCATGAAGAACACGCCGAATGCGGTGACGAGGTTCGGAATGATGATCGCACCGAGCGTTCCCGTCCACCCCAGTTCACGCATCACGATGAACAGCGGGATGATTCCGAGCTGGGTCGGAATCGCCATGGTGGCGATGACGAAGATGAGCAGCCCCTCGCGGCCACGAAACTTGAGCTTCGCGAAGGCGTAGCCGGCGAGAGTCGAGAAGCTGACGACGGCGACCGTGATGACCGATGAGACGAGGATGGAGTTGCCGAGCGCGAGCCAGAAAGGAATCGCATCGAACACCTTCACCGCGTTGGCAAGAAAGTTGCCGCCAGGAATGAGGGGCAGTGTCTCGCCGCGAGTGGCGTTGGTGCCGCTCGCGACGACGAACGACCACCACAGGGGGTAGGCGGTTCCGAGCACCCAGGCGAGCAAAAGGCCATAGCTGAGAAAGCCGGGGCGCAGCGCGATGCCGGAACGGTTTCGGCGACGGCGTGAGCTGGGGGAGTCACCCGCGGCAGGCGCCTCGGTGGGCCTGACGGGAACAAGTGTGGCCGGGGCTGTCATCGTGGGTCTCCCTTGCGCAGAGCGAGCTGTCGCCGAGTTCGGCGGTTGATGCGAGCGCCTTCGGCTGTGGCGATGCGGCGCGAGATGGCGAAGTTGATGAGCCCGATGCCGACGATGAGCAAGAAGAGCAGCCATGCGATCGCGGCGGCGCGGCCGAAGTCTTGTCTGAAGAACGCCATCTCCCACAGGTAGAGCACTGTGGTCTGGAACTGCCGTTGGGCCCCGCCGATGCCGCCGGCGTTGGAGACGTCGAAGAGGCGCGGCTCGGCGAAGATCTGCAGCCCACCGATTGTCGATGTGATGATCACGAAGATGACGGTGGGGCGGATGCTCGGCACTGTGATCGAGAAGAAGCGGCGCGGCGCTCCCGCTCCGTCGATGGCGGCCGATTCGTGCAGGTCGCGGGGCACCGCCTGCATGGCCGCGAGAAGGATGAGGGTGTTGTAGCCCGTCCAGCGCCAGTTGACCATCGTCGCGATGGCGACGTGGCTGGCGAAGACGTCATGCTTCCACTGCACGGGGTCGATGCCGATGAGCCCGATGAGATTGTTCACGAGCCCCGACTGCTCACCGAACACGCTCGAGAAGATCAGGGCGACGGCGACGGGGGTGACGACGTAGGGCAGCAGCACGCTCATGCGCCAGAAGGTGCGCGCCTTGAGGTGCTGGTCGAGGATGGCGGCGAGCACGAGGGCGACGAGCAGCTGGGGGATCGTCGAGAGCAGGAAGATGCTGATCGTGTTGCCGATCGAGTTCCAGAAGAAGCGGTCGCCGAGCACCGCGGCGAAGTTGTCGAAGCCGACGAACTCGCCCTGACCTTTGAGCAAAGGCCAGTCGTGCATCGAGACGACGAGGGTGTAGACGAGCGGAAAGAGCCCGGTGATCGCGAACAGCACGAAGAACGGCGCGATGTAGAGGTAGGGCGAGGCCTTGAGGTCGAGCCGTGCGAGCGAGAGCGACATGCTGATCCGTTTCGAGTGCAGGGGTGGTGACGGGGGTCACGACTTCGGGTCGGTCGTGACCCCCGTCTCGGTAGTACTAGCCGACGAGTTCTTTGAGCAGTTGCAGCGCTTCTGCCCACGCCTCGTCAGCGGTCATCTCACCGCGGTCGAGTGCTTGCAGCGGCGGGCCGAAGACGTTCTCCTGAATGAGCGAGTCATCGGGTCCCTTGAACTGCGCGACCACGTTCACTGCACGTCCGGCGAGGATCGTGCCGACCGGCGCGTCATTGAAGAACGCGTTCGGAGTGGGGTTGGCGGCGAGCTCTTGCTGCGCGGCGATCGTGCTTGGGAAGTTGCCGGCTGCAGCGAACTGCTTGAGCTGCTGCTCAGGCTCGGTCAGCCACGACGCGAGCTTGGCGGCTTCTTCTTTCACCTGGCTGGTCTCTGAGACCGCGAGGAACGCGCCGCCCCAGTTGGCCGCACCGCCGGGGAAGACGTCTGCGAAGTCCCACCCAGTCGAGGCGTCGCCGCCTCCTGCCTCAGTGTTGCCCTGCACGACACCCAGCATCCAGCCAGGGCACACGAAGGTGGCGAAGGTGCCGTCGACGAACGACTGCCCGCCGTTCCAGTCCCACGCGCCCTGGGCGGCCGACTGGCCGCTGAGGGTTGCCGCGGCGAGCTGGTCGAAGCGCGACTTGAGCTCGGCATTGCCCTCGACGTTGAGTTCGCCGTCGGCGGTGTAGTAGCCCTCATCAAGCTGGTTGACCATCGCGTTCCAGACGAAGCCAGAGTGGTCGTACCAGGCCTTGCCCGTCGTGGCGACGTACTCGGCGCCGACGGCGAAGTAGGTGTCCCATCCGCCGTCGAGCAGTTCGGCGACTCCCTCGCGGTCGCTCGGGAGTCCGGCGGCTTCGAACAGCGGGCCGTTGAAGCAGATGCCCTCTGGCCCGATGTCGGTGCCATAGCCGATGACGCGGCCGTTCGGGTCGGTCGCTTGCGCGTACTTCCAGTCGACCCAGTCGCCGGCGCGGTCTTCGATGCCGTAGTCACGCAGGTCGACGAAGTTCTCGCTGACCTCCATGATGGCGCCGAGCCAACCTTCTTCGAGGGCGACGATGTCGCTCAGGCCGCTGCCCGAGGCCAGCTTCGTGAACGTGTCGGTGCGCGCGTTGCCGCCCGTGTCGATGTTGTTCGCGACGATCTTCACCCCGGGGTTGAGGCTCTCGTACTCGGTGTAGAGGTCTTCGTACCCGAAGGTGCCGAAGGTGGTGATGGTGATCTCGACTGAGTCGCCGTCGGCGGGTGCTTCGGTGGGGCTGCAGCCGCTCGCCACGAGGGCGAATGCTGCGGCGCCGGCCGCTGCCGAGATCACGGTGGTGCGTCGTGAGAATGTCACGGTCACTCCTTTGTGTGCGTGGATGGGATCGTGGGAGCGCTCTCACGTGGTGGCATGAGAGCGCTCTCACACTTCGTGGAACACTACGCATAGGGCGACTGCAATGTCAACGCTGATTCCATGTCGAGATGAAACCCCTGATCAGAAGGCACATTCACGCACACGCTGGCGCGGACGAGACTGAACGCAGGGCCGTCTTGTCGCGTTAGGCTCGTTCTGTGGAACGCCCTCGCCCTCTCTGCGCGACCGCCGTGGCATCGATCGTCATGGGCTTGCTGCTCGTCGTGGTCGCCGGTTGCGCCGACGCTCGAGAGCCCATCCCGATGCCGACTGCGTCGGCGCCGTCGGCGAGTGCGACGTCGACGCCGTCGCCGACCCCGACGCCCACTCCGACTCCGACGTTCGACGCAACTCGACTGTCGATCGATGACCCGGCATCGCTCTGGGTGGTCGTGAACAAGCTGCGCCCGCTCAACCCGACCGATTACGCTCCGAGCGACATCGTGAGGGTGCCGGTGCCCTACGCCAACGAGCCCTTCTTGCGGCAAGAAGCCGCCGATGCCGTCGTCGCGCTCTTCGCCGCCGCCGAAGCCGAGGCGGGCCTGCGCCTGCAGGCGCAGAGCGCATACCGCAGTTTCGCCGTGCAGGTGAGGGTCTACAACGGCATCGTCGCGTCGCGCGGGCAAGAGTATGCGAACGTGCGCAGCGCGAGGCCCGGCCACAGCGAGCACCAGACCGGGTTGGCCATCGACATCAGCTCGATTCCGTCAGTCTGCGCGCTCGACCCGTGCTTCGGCGACACCGAGCACGGCCGGTGGCTGGCGGCTAACGCTCATCGCTTCGGCTTTCACCTGCGCTACCAGCCCGGCATGACCGGCATCACCGGCTACAGCTACGAGCCCTGGCACTTCAGGTACGTCGGCGTCGAGCTCGCGACCGAACTGCACGAGACCGGGGTGAGGTCGCTCGAAGAGTTCTTCGGTCTCCCTGCTGCGCCCACCTATGCCGAATGATCCACCCCTGAGGTATAACATCATATTCCCGAGAGTATTCAGGAGGATCCTGGCGTGAGCGACGACGCTACCGTGAGTGGCGCCGAGGCCTTCCTCGGCGAACCGATCCTGGTGTCTCCGGGACAGCCGCTGCGGGTCGCCGTGTATTCGCGCCTCTCTCAGGGGATTCGTGACGGGGTTCTCGCTGCCGGAACGATCCTGCCTCGAGAGACAGAGCTTGCGGAGCTCATCAAGGTGAGCCGCACCGTGGTGCGTGAAGCTCTCATGCTTCTCGAAGAAGACGGGCACATCGTCACGAGGCGTGGGGTGGGTCGATTCGTCGCCGACGCGCTCCCGCACGGCGGCCTCGAGAGGTTTCAATCGATCGAGTCGCTCGTCGGTGCCGGCGCGCGTTCGCTCTCGACGACGGTGCTCATCCACAATCGACAAGAGCCGACAGACTTCGTGCTCGATCACCTTCCCGATACGACCTCTCTGTGGTTCCGCGAGTCGGTGATCGAGGTCGACGGTCGTGGAGCGGCGCTCGTGCAGGAGTATCTTGTCGACGAGCAGCAGCTCGCTCTTGCAGGTCGGGCCCTCGCCGACGCAGCCGAATCGGTCGACCGCGAGGGCACGACGATGCTGGCATCGTTGCTCGAGAGGCTGCCCGGTTCTCTACTCTCGCCCGGCGCGTGCATCGTCGCCGCCAGCATCGCGGGCCCGACTCGTGCAGCGCACTTGTCCATCAAGGCGAACGATCCAGTGCTCGTGATGACTCAGGTCGTGCGCGCCCGATCGACGCCGATTCTCGTCGTGAAGAGCGCGTTCGCTCCGGAGGCGAGCCACCTGTCGATCACCCAGAGTTCATCGACTCGGTAGCCGAAGGGTTGCTCGCGACGAGGCCGTGCGCCAGCGCCATGACCAGCAGGGCCACCGATGCACCGACGGCGACGGCGAAACCCGCTGCGGCGCCCGACTGCTCGACGAGCACCCCGGTGAGTGCGGTGACCAGGGCCTGACCCACCGTCAACATGCTCTGCAACGTGACCAGAACCGTGTTGCGGCGTCGCTCGTGAGCGGCGTTGGCCCCGAGGCTGAACAGGGCCACGAGCACCGCGCCGACGCCGCACCCGGCCACGAACAAGCCGACGAGCACAGCGCCGTCGCCGGGAACGAGGGCGAGCACGGCGGTTCCGGCGACGGCCACGCACGCGAACCACCGCCAACGGCTGCGTAGAGAGATCGTGGGCGGGAGCAGCCCTACGGCGAGCGCAGTGATGATGGCTCCGATGCTCATGATCCCGTAGACGAGGCCCGCGAGCTCGGTCTGACCGAGTGCCGCGAGGTATGCGGTGACCGACGTGAGGGTCGAACCGAAGACGGCGCCCACAGCGAGCATCGCCACGGCGAGCAGCGACAGCTCTGCGCTCCAGGTCGACGGCCGCCGGGCCATGACATCGAGCTCGTGAACCGGGCGAGCAGTCCCGAGTCGTGCCGTGGGGTGCAGAGCGAACGCGATGACGACCGTGGCGGTGAGCACCATGCTGGCGACGAGCGGGGCGGTCGGTGCGAGCAGCGAGGCCAGCAGCCCTACCGCGACGGGGCCGAGCACATACGACGACTCGTCGACGATCGACTCGTAACTCATGGCGAGCGGCAGGGCACGACCGCGGGCATCCGGCGAATGGTGCTCGAGCCGCTGTGCCACGACGGCAGCGCGTGATCTCGACAGCGGTGCCACTTGCGGCATCGTGGCTCCGACCGCCGCTGCCGAGAGCCACAGCGCGGCATCCGATGCTCCGTCGCTCACCGCAGTCAAGAACGCGATCGATGCCGCAATGCTGATGAGCGCGCCGCCCAGCAGCACGGGCCGTTGACCCCAACGATCAGCGAGAGCGCCGAAGACGGGGCCCATGAGTGCCGTACCGATGCCGGCGACCGCGGTGAGGCCCCCCGCGAGCGCGAGTGATCCGCGCTCGATCGTGGTGAGGCTCAAGATTCCGACGAGCATCATGGCGAAGGGAAGGCGAGCGATGAACGAGAGCGGCAGATAGGGGCGACCGGCGACCGTCACCATCTGCCGTGCGAGGTCGCGGGGCGAGAGCGCGTTCGTCACAAGAGGGTCTCCTCGTCAGCGTTCGTGTCGTCTCGGGCAGAGTGAGGCCCCCGCGGCGCGGAGCGCGCGCGGGGGCCGGTGTGATCGTCTAGCCCCGTGGTGAGGAAGGCGAGTCGACGACGAAGGTGCCGGCGATGATGTCTGCTGTGAGCTGCTCGATCTCGGCGATGAGCGATGCACTCAACCGCGACTCCCACTCGTGGAAGGGCGCAATGCCCACGCCACCGTTCTCGAGAGTTCCTACATACGGGTCAGAGCTGAACGAGCCGTCGTAGGTCGACATCGTGACTTCGTGCGCGGCGGTCGTGAGGTTCTTCATCACCGACGTCAGCAAGTAGGCGCCGTAGTCAGGAGCCGTCAGGTAGGCATCGGAGTTGACGCCGATGATGCCCGCATCGGTGCCGCGCTCGTTGATCGCGTCGATCGATGCGATGAAGAGGGTGCCGGCGACCGGCATGATGATGTCGACGTCTTGGTCGAGCAGCCCCAAGGTGATGTTCTTCGCTTGCAGCTGGTCGTCGAAGCTGCCGACGAAGAGTCCGTTCTGGGCTTCGCGATCCCAGCCGAAGAGGCGCACAGAGGTTCCGTGCACTTCGTTGTAGTGCTCGATACCGACCTGGAATCCGTCCATGAACACTGTCACTGACGGAAACGGCATGCCGCCGTAGGTTCCGACCGCCCCGGTGGTGGTCGCACCCGCGGCCGCGTACCCTGCGAGCGCTGCCGCCTGCGCCGTGTCGAAGAGCACCGGCTTGACGTTCGCGAGCTCGAGCGGGCTGAAGTCGTCGTTGGTCACGGTGCTGTCGATGAGCGCGAATCGAACATCCTCGTTGACCAGCGCGACGTCGCGAGTCGCGTTGGCGAGCGCGAATCCGACGGTCACGATCAGATCGCACTGCTGATCGATGAGAGCTTCGATGTTGCCGACGTACTGGTCTTCTGAGGCGGATTCAGCGCCGCGCGCTGTCGTTCCGATCTCGGCAGCTGCCTGCTGCACGCCCTCGAACGTCAACTGGTTGAAGTCATTGTCATCGAAGCCGGTGAGGTCTGACACGGCGCAGGGCAGAAAGTCGACGGCGGCCGGATCGGTCGCGCCTGGCTCTGCCGGTGGTGCAGAGCACGCGCCGAGGGTGAGTGCGATCAGGGCGGCGATGGTGATGCCGCCGGTCACGTTCTTGCTGTGCTGCATGGTGGGTCTCCTCTTTGAGATTCAGGCTGTGGTGGTTCGGGCAGGCACGGTTCGCCTTGAAGTAGGAGGTTATACCTCATACCCTCAGGCGGCAAGGCGGAGTCTCGATTGCCGAGCCGCTCATGTGAGCTTCGCCAGAAGTCGCGCGCGGTCGTCGTCGCCGACGAATGCAGCGTCGACGCTCGTGCGATCGAGGTCTCGAAGGTCTTCGGCGCTCCACGAGAAGGCGCTGCCGAGTAGCGCACGCTCGTGGGCCAGATCGGTGCCGGTCTGCATGGGGTTGTCGTCACCGAGCACGAGCGGCACGCCCGCCGTGCGAAAGCGATTGGCTGGATGCTCGCTCAGGCTCGCGATCGCTCCCGTGAACACGTTCGAGGTCGGGCAGATCTCGACAACGACTCCGTGGTCTGCGCACCACGACAGCACCTCGGGGTCGTCGACGATGTGGGCGCCGTGGCCGATGCGGGTCGCGCCGAGCAGCTCGACGGCCTGGCGAGCAGCCGCGGCCGGACCGGCCTCCGCAGCGTGGCACGTGATGCCCAGACCTGCGGCCCGGGCGATCGCGAAGGCCTCTGCATGGGGTTCGAGCGCCGGGTAGAGAAGCTC containing:
- a CDS encoding LacI family DNA-binding transcriptional regulator, encoding MSHDTQHSSAPTLEEVAVVAGVSRSTVSRVINASPRVTPEAIAAVERAIAELGYVPNRAARILASRRTFAIALVIPENTAKFFADPYFASVIQGVALALSSTAYTLSLLIAPESDAEKTRNFLQAGNVDGALILSHHSDDRSYLALSRSLPVVFGGRPMSDEGDRAYYVDVDNVAAAEHAVRHLIEHGRRRIATIAGPADMAAGLDRVEGWRRALQAAGLQADLVERADFTPAGGADAMRRMLERGIPFDALFAASSQMASGALTVLRDHGLEVPRDVAITSIDNDYFAQNSTPRLTAIDQPSVDVGRAMARLLIDRIEGREIAHVTILPTTLAEGDSV
- a CDS encoding MFS transporter, whose product is MTNALSPRDLARQMVTVAGRPYLPLSFIARLPFAMMLVGILSLTTIERGSLALAGGLTAVAGIGTALMGPVFGALADRWGQRPVLLGGALISIAASIAFLTAVSDGASDAALWLSAAAVGATMPQVAPLSRSRAAVVAQRLEHHSPDARGRALPLAMSYESIVDESSYVLGPVAVGLLASLLAPTAPLVASMVLTATVVIAFALHPTARLGTARPVHELDVMARRPSTWSAELSLLAVAMLAVGAVFGSTLTSVTAYLAALGQTELAGLVYGIMSIGAIITALAVGLLPPTISLRSRWRWFACVAVAGTAVLALVPGDGAVLVGLFVAGCGVGAVLVALFSLGANAAHERRRNTVLVTLQSMLTVGQALVTALTGVLVEQSGAAAGFAVAVGASVALLVMALAHGLVASNPSATESMNSG
- a CDS encoding carbohydrate ABC transporter permease; this translates as MTAPATLVPVRPTEAPAAGDSPSSRRRRNRSGIALRPGFLSYGLLLAWVLGTAYPLWWSFVVASGTNATRGETLPLIPGGNFLANAVKVFDAIPFWLALGNSILVSSVITVAVVSFSTLAGYAFAKLKFRGREGLLIFVIATMAIPTQLGIIPLFIVMRELGWTGTLGAIIIPNLVTAFGVFFMRQYLVGVIPDELIEAARMDGANQIRTFFTVAVPAARPAMAILGLFTFMMAWTDYLWPLIVLSPQNPTLQTALSQLQSGYYVDYSIVLAGAVLATLPLLILFLAAGRQLISGIMQGAVKG
- a CDS encoding GntR family transcriptional regulator, giving the protein MSDDATVSGAEAFLGEPILVSPGQPLRVAVYSRLSQGIRDGVLAAGTILPRETELAELIKVSRTVVREALMLLEEDGHIVTRRGVGRFVADALPHGGLERFQSIESLVGAGARSLSTTVLIHNRQEPTDFVLDHLPDTTSLWFRESVIEVDGRGAALVQEYLVDEQQLALAGRALADAAESVDREGTTMLASLLERLPGSLLSPGACIVAASIAGPTRAAHLSIKANDPVLVMTQVVRARSTPILVVKSAFAPEASHLSITQSSSTR
- a CDS encoding glycoside hydrolase family 1 protein, which codes for MSTFPHGFLWGSATAAAQIEGAGSDDGKGDSIWDAFARVPGAIANGDTPAVAVDHYRRMPADVALMRELGLDAYRFSVSWARVRPDDGEVNPAGLDFYSRLVDELLEADILPWLTLYHWDLPQSLEARGGWANRDTAARFRDYAVIVHEALGDRVTHWTTFNEPLCSSLIGYAGGEHAPGRSEPRAGLAALHHQHLAHGLATRALRERGAQQLGITLNLTNAVPADPSDPADLDAARRLDAIWNRAFLEPLVLGRYPVDFLDDVRDHDFASLILDGDLETIAQPIDFLGVNHYHDDQVSGRPLPEGTPPGLRPTDYATGNPFVGSEHLTFPTRNLPRTAMGWEINPDGLRHLLVRLGREYPTLPPLYVTENGSAWDDVVEPDGSINDVERERYMLDHVDAVAQAIAEGADVRGYFVWSLLDNFEWAWGYDKRFGIVRVDYDTQQRTIKRSGHAFRALIASQRASIQ
- a CDS encoding heme ABC transporter ATP-binding protein encodes the protein MSAVISVRGVSVRRETRDILLDIDLDVRLGEVLALVGPNGAGKSTLLSVLSGDLSPASGSVELDDRPISSYRALELARRRAVLTQANVVSFPFRVIEIVQMGRSPWMRTAELADDQQAVLEAIQATDIEHLLGRRFTTLSGGEQARVSLARVLAQRTPVVFLDEPTAALDLRHQEDVMRLSRELAGQGRAVVVVVHDLSLAGAYADRIALLDAGRLDCVGTPAEVMTADRVGRVYGLDVQIHRLGASDRPVVLPLRD
- a CDS encoding N-acetyltransferase, which codes for MSLTVTHEPDADRYAVYDGDELQGFIIYERAGTTLRLLHAEVPPVKRGQGVGGEVVRVVLDELRAQSTDRVQPVCGFVVSWMRRHPEYAELTTR
- a CDS encoding M15 family metallopeptidase, with the translated sequence MERPRPLCATAVASIVMGLLLVVVAGCADAREPIPMPTASAPSASATSTPSPTPTPTPTPTFDATRLSIDDPASLWVVVNKLRPLNPTDYAPSDIVRVPVPYANEPFLRQEAADAVVALFAAAEAEAGLRLQAQSAYRSFAVQVRVYNGIVASRGQEYANVRSARPGHSEHQTGLAIDISSIPSVCALDPCFGDTEHGRWLAANAHRFGFHLRYQPGMTGITGYSYEPWHFRYVGVELATELHETGVRSLEEFFGLPAAPTYAE
- a CDS encoding ABC transporter substrate-binding protein — its product is MTFSRRTTVISAAAGAAAFALVASGCSPTEAPADGDSVEITITTFGTFGYEDLYTEYESLNPGVKIVANNIDTGGNARTDTFTKLASGSGLSDIVALEEGWLGAIMEVSENFVDLRDYGIEDRAGDWVDWKYAQATDPNGRVIGYGTDIGPEGICFNGPLFEAAGLPSDREGVAELLDGGWDTYFAVGAEYVATTGKAWYDHSGFVWNAMVNQLDEGYYTADGELNVEGNAELKSRFDQLAAATLSGQSAAQGAWDWNGGQSFVDGTFATFVCPGWMLGVVQGNTEAGGGDASTGWDFADVFPGGAANWGGAFLAVSETSQVKEEAAKLASWLTEPEQQLKQFAAAGNFPSTIAAQQELAANPTPNAFFNDAPVGTILAGRAVNVVAQFKGPDDSLIQENVFGPPLQALDRGEMTADEAWAEALQLLKELVG
- a CDS encoding carbohydrate ABC transporter permease, whose protein sequence is MSLSLARLDLKASPYLYIAPFFVLFAITGLFPLVYTLVVSMHDWPLLKGQGEFVGFDNFAAVLGDRFFWNSIGNTISIFLLSTIPQLLVALVLAAILDQHLKARTFWRMSVLLPYVVTPVAVALIFSSVFGEQSGLVNNLIGLIGIDPVQWKHDVFASHVAIATMVNWRWTGYNTLILLAAMQAVPRDLHESAAIDGAGAPRRFFSITVPSIRPTVIFVIITSTIGGLQIFAEPRLFDVSNAGGIGGAQRQFQTTVLYLWEMAFFRQDFGRAAAIAWLLFLLIVGIGLINFAISRRIATAEGARINRRTRRQLALRKGDPR